TGAGATCGCGGTCATGGAGAGTAAAAAGCAATCGATTCAACAATGACAGCAGATGGAAGAACACCATTGCTGACGGCGTCAGGACATAGGGTGATAAGCCATGTCATGCCCTGCGAAGCCCGGCTAGTTTAGTACGCTGAAGGGCCCACTCTCTGTCCCGGACAGAACTGCTCTTGTAAGCAGACGTTAGGTCTGAAATATGGGCGGCTTACCCGCGACCTGGAACGATCAGCACCCCGATCCGTTCAGCCAGATCCAGCACGGCATCGTAGCTGGCCGGGTCTTCGCTCAAGCTGTGGGATGGGCCTTGAGGCTTCAAGGCGCTTTTGGCAATGCGGTCCCCAAAGAGCATCACGGCCCGTGCCGAATCATCCTGCCGGGACACCCAGCACAAGCCTTGGGCCTGCGGACATTGCCGATAAATCGCAGCAGCCCACAAACGGGTTGCCGGATACTGATCTTTTTCGGTGTCGATCAGTTGCTTGCGTGTCACACCCAGTTTCCTTAGCGGGACACTGGCCAGATCGACAAGAACCAAAGGCGCATTCAGCAGCACGGTGGAATGCACCTGCCCCAGCAGCTTTTTCTTGTCATAACTTTTAAAGCTAGCGGCGTGCGGAACGTCATGAAAGACGGTTTCCATCATGGCACAATCGCGGCTGGTGCCGCCGTACAAGGTGGGAATGGCCCTGCCCTTCTCATCCTGAATTGGACTGAAACGCGCATTGCCCTGCGTACCTGGGTTGAACTGGGTCGCCAAATATTTATCTTGATGAACGCGATGCAATAACTGCCCTTTGGGCCACTCCATCAAGGTCAAACGCAGCTCACCACCTGGAGCGGAGATTGCCGATCCCCCCTCCTGTGGAATGTGCTTTTTATCAGCGGCCGCGGGCGACGCTGGCTTAGCCATGAACCACGGCTTGTACTTCGTCTTGAGCAGCGGCAATGACCTTTTCCGGTGCAGACATCAACAAGTCCTGCGGCCGCTTACCACCCAAAAAGCTGTTGCTGGACATGAACCAGTAGGCCATGCCCCAGCTATCTTTATGCCCGGCCAGAATCTCCAGAACCTGAGCCAATGGTTTGGCAGGACGGAAGCTGGTAGCCGGGTCCAGGCCATAGCCAGGAAAGTAATCCGCGCCACCATGATTGATGGCAAAAATCTGCCCCTGCTTCTTCCACTTATTAGGCTGGGCGCTAGGGTTACGGGTGCTTAAGCCCGCCAGTTGCGCCACATCAGCAGCACTAAGCCAATCCCCGCTTTCCAGCACCGCAGTGCGGGCCTGAACCAGCATGGCGGCTTCTTTCAGCAGACGGGGCGATGGTGGCGTGCGGGGCACCAGCACTTCAGCCAGACGCTCCAGCGACTCCTTGTCCTGCCGCTCCTGCAAGACCTCGAACATGGACGAGGCCACATTGGTGAAATTCTCGGCCAAAGCCTTGAAAGCGGCAGGCTTGATGTGATCGAAAGCCAGCACCAGCACCTGCTCGGCCTGCGAACGGCCCAAGCGAGCCTTAACCTCTTTGGGCGTACCCACCAAGGTCGAGACACTGGGACTACTTACCAGGACGCTCATGGATATACTCCTTGAAGGTTATTTATGATGATTAATAATACCATAACCCTGATAACCTAAAAAATCACGACTAGTACAATCAGCCCATCCCAAAGTACGACCTGCTCGTTCGTTCTGAC
This genomic window from Alcaligenes faecalis contains:
- a CDS encoding RES family NAD+ phosphorylase, with amino-acid sequence MAKPASPAAADKKHIPQEGGSAISAPGGELRLTLMEWPKGQLLHRVHQDKYLATQFNPGTQGNARFSPIQDEKGRAIPTLYGGTSRDCAMMETVFHDVPHAASFKSYDKKKLLGQVHSTVLLNAPLVLVDLASVPLRKLGVTRKQLIDTEKDQYPATRLWAAAIYRQCPQAQGLCWVSRQDDSARAVMLFGDRIAKSALKPQGPSHSLSEDPASYDAVLDLAERIGVLIVPGRG